A genome region from Mycobacterium florentinum includes the following:
- the trpA gene encoding tryptophan synthase subunit alpha: protein MTVEHASSLAPLFDACRAENRAALIGYLPTGYPDVRTSMDAMTALVESGCDLIEVGVPYSDPGMDGPTIARATEAALREGVRVRDTLAAVEAISSAGGRAVVMTYWNPVLRYGVDAFARDLASAGGHGLITPDLIPDEAEEWMAASDEHRLDRIFLVAPSSTPQRLVTTIEASRGFVYAASTMGVTGARDAVSNAASELVSRVKAVSDIPVGVGLGVRSREQAAQIGAYADGVIVGSALVSALADGLPSLRALTQELAEGVRVSTS from the coding sequence ATGACGGTGGAGCACGCCAGCAGCCTGGCACCGCTTTTCGATGCGTGCCGTGCCGAAAACCGCGCAGCGCTGATCGGATATCTGCCCACCGGCTATCCCGACGTGCGGACCTCGATGGACGCGATGACCGCTCTCGTCGAATCGGGTTGTGACCTCATCGAAGTCGGTGTGCCGTATTCCGATCCGGGCATGGACGGCCCGACGATCGCGCGCGCCACCGAGGCCGCTTTGCGTGAGGGAGTGCGCGTTCGCGACACGCTGGCCGCCGTCGAAGCGATCAGCTCGGCCGGCGGTCGTGCGGTGGTGATGACGTACTGGAACCCGGTGCTGCGCTACGGGGTTGACGCGTTCGCGCGCGACCTGGCCTCGGCGGGCGGACACGGGCTCATCACCCCGGATCTGATTCCCGACGAGGCCGAAGAGTGGATGGCCGCCTCCGACGAGCATCGGTTGGATCGCATCTTTCTGGTGGCGCCCTCGTCGACGCCGCAGCGTCTGGTGACCACGATTGAGGCGTCGCGCGGGTTCGTCTATGCGGCCTCGACGATGGGCGTGACCGGGGCGCGCGACGCGGTGTCGAACGCCGCATCCGAACTGGTCAGCCGGGTCAAAGCGGTGTCCGACATCCCTGTTGGCGTGGGCCTCGGCGTGCGATCGCGTGAGCAGGCCGCCCAGATCGGCGCCTACGCCGACGGCGTGATTGTCGGTTCGGCCCTGGTTTCGGCGCTCGCCGACGGTCTGCCGAGCTTGCGTGCCTTGACCCAGGAATTGGCCGAAGGTGTGCGAGTGTCGACATCATGA